Within the Streptomyces sp. YIM 121038 genome, the region CGTCTCGCCGCGCGCGGCGCGCAGCCACTGGAAGGCGAGCGCCACCCGCATGATCACGTAGCCGGTGATGGCGACGGCGTAGTCGCCCTGGTCGAAGGCCCGGGGGATCCCGGCGGAGAGCACGAGGACGCCCACCATCTGCACGAACGTGGCGATCCTGTAGGGGACGTCGTCGGTGTCGTAGGCGGAGGCGAACCAGGTGAAGTTCACCCAGGCCCACCAGATGGCGAAGAAGACCAGGAGATAGCCGCCGATGCCGTGGCCGGGGTCGCCCTCGGCGATCGCGTGCACGAGCCGGGCGCCCGCCTGCGCCACCGCGACCACGAAACACAGGTCGAAGAGCAGCTCCAGTGGGGTCGCCGTGCGGTGCGGCTCGTCGCGGCTCCGGGCCGTCATGCGCACGAGCGGTACCACTGACCGGCCGTGCCCCACGCCTGACGGGGTGTCCTCGCTCATCGTCGTGCCTCCCGCGCCCGGGTCCGGCCGGATGACGGCCGTTTGCTTCCAGAATGTCCCGGGACGGGGTGGGCCGCAGCGCGTCGGTGGGTGAGTGCAACGTAGATGTTCGCTCGCGCAATGAACGTGGGGCCCGCCTTGAGGTGTCAAGGCGGGCCCCATGTCGATCTTCGTGGCATTTCCGCAGGTCAGAGTCGTTTGGTGGGGTGGCAGTGTGGCCGCTGACCCTGGTTCAGATCATTACGCTCGGTCACCGAATCGGCGGTTCAGACGCCGCACGAGCACTCCGGCCCCGATGAGGAGGCCGCTCGCGGTGACGAGGGCGACGGTGCTGCCGGAGCCGGTCTGGGGCATCTCCGGCGGCCGAGAGGTGCTGGGCGAGGGCGACGGCGGCCCCGAGGTGGGCGGCCCCGAGGTCGGCGGCTGCGACGTCGGGGGCTGCGACGTCGGCGGGGTGGAGGTCGGGGGCTGCGACGTGGGCGGCTGCGAGGTGGGCGGCTTCGTCGTCGGAGGCGGGGTCGTGGGCGGCTTCGTGGTGGGCGGCGTGTGCGACGGCGGCGTGGAGGGGGTGTCGCCGTAGCCGGAGGGGCCGTGGTCGTCGCCGTAACCGGAATCCTCGGGGCCGCCGTAGCCGGTCTCGCCGCCGTCTCCGTAGCCGTCCGCGTAGCCGTGCTCGTCGGTACTGCCGTAGCCGGAGCCGTGCTCGTCGGTATCGCCGTAGCCGGAGCCGTGCGTGGTGTCGTCACCGTCATCCGGTGCGTTCCCGTGGTTCGTGGAGGGCGTGTCCGCGTCGGGGCCGTGGTGGCCGTATCCGCCCTGGTGGTCGTATCCGCCCGCCGATGACGGGGCGTCAGCCCGCTTGTCGGTGGCGGATGCTGGGGCCTCGGCTCTGTCGGCGGCGGCGCTGTCGGAGGCCGTGCCGCCGGCGGGTGACTCGGCCTTCCGCGCGGTGGACCCCGCTGGGGCAGGTGGTGCCGCCGCGGCCGGGGGTGGCGCGTGCACCTCGGCAGCTCCTGGCGTCTGATCGGCGTCCCCGGCCAGGGCCGTGCCGCACGCGACGCCGACGGCGCAGGCCGTACCGACGGCCATGGCCAAGGCCGTCCCGGACTTTCTCAGAACTCGCATGATCGGATCCCTCCATGCAGACAATCTGGTTAATCCGCATCCAAACAGGGCACTTTTGCTCCGCCGCCGATGACTCGCGGAAGGGGATGCGTGCCGCTCGCGCCTTCACCCGACCGGAAGACGAGCGGCGGGCGTGGCGCCGCCGAAGACGCGTTCGGGGCCGGCCACGGCGGTGGCCGGCCCCGAACGGTGGCGGGAGGGAGGAGGCGTCAGTGGTTGCCGGCGCCGTTGCCCGAGAGGATCGGGATGTCGCTGAGGATGTGCGACAGCGGCTCGTCGCCCTTGGCCTGCGTCGAGTTCTCGACACACTGCTGGTTCTGCGGGGCGGACAGGACGTTGATGTCCTGGACGGCGACCGGGACCAGGCCGACGATGGA harbors:
- a CDS encoding LPXTG cell wall anchor domain-containing protein, with the protein product MRVLRKSGTALAMAVGTACAVGVACGTALAGDADQTPGAAEVHAPPPAAAAPPAPAGSTARKAESPAGGTASDSAAADRAEAPASATDKRADAPSSAGGYDHQGGYGHHGPDADTPSTNHGNAPDDGDDTTHGSGYGDTDEHGSGYGSTDEHGYADGYGDGGETGYGGPEDSGYGDDHGPSGYGDTPSTPPSHTPPTTKPPTTPPPTTKPPTSQPPTSQPPTSTPPTSQPPTSQPPTSGPPTSGPPSPSPSTSRPPEMPQTGSGSTVALVTASGLLIGAGVLVRRLNRRFGDRA